In Mustela nigripes isolate SB6536 chromosome 10, MUSNIG.SB6536, whole genome shotgun sequence, one DNA window encodes the following:
- the SERTAD4 gene encoding SERTA domain-containing protein 4: protein MTLVLSMNRFCEPIVSEGAAEIAGYQTLWEADSYGGPSSPGPAQAPLQGDRGAGPPLAGSHYRGISNPITTSKITYFKRKYVEEEDFHPPLSSCSHKTISIFEERAHILYMSLEKLKFIDDPEVYLRRSVLINNLMKRIHGEIIMQNNWCFPACSFNGPSAQEWFLAQDCPYRKRPRMAKEECEKFHACCFYQECGGHYLNLPLSVHASVGSASTTAPSSSSSSSSPPPLPLPSCSHQVDFNVGCASAYKGDGQVPASEIFVTNVRSLGVQEKATLSEEKANSDTTRDGGPLSHEPVGNDLAFECKGQFYDYFETGYNDKNNVSESWKKSLRKKEPSPSNKPCCGKGSKL, encoded by the exons ATGACTCTGGTTCTGTCCATGAATAGATTCTGCGAGCCCATTGTCTCAGAAGGAGCTGCTGAAATTGCTGGGTACCAGACACTATGGGAGGCTGACAGCTACGGAGGCCCGAGTTCCCCTGGGCCAGCACAGGCTCCTCTGCAGGGAGACCGGGGAGCCGGTCCCCCACTGGCAG GATCACATTACAGGGGAATTTCAAATCCTATAACAACATCCAAGATCACATACTTTAAGAGGAAGTATGTGGAAGAAGAGGATTTTCACCCACCACTCAGCAGCTGTAGCCATaaa ACCATCTCGATTTTTGAGGAACGAGCCCATATCCTGTATATGTCATTAGAAAAGCTCAAGTTTATCGATGATCCTGAAGTGTACCTCCGAAGGTCCGTCCTTATCAACAACTTGATGAAACGGATCCACGGCGAGATTATCATGCAGAATAACTGGTGCTTTCCTGCCTGCTCTTTCAACGGCCCCTCTGCCCAAGAGTGGTTTCTGGCTCAAGACTGTCCTTACCGAAAACGACCGCGGATGGCCAAAGAGGAGTGTGAAAAGTTTCACGCCTGCTGCTTTTACCAGGAATGTGGTGGTCACTACCTAAACCTGCCCCTTTCTGTCCATGCTAGTGTCGGAAGTGCCTCCACCActgccccctcttcctcctcatcttcctcttcccctccccctctgcctttaCCGAGTTGTTCCCACCAGGTGGATTTCAATGTAGGCTGTGCGTCTGCTTACAAGGGTGATGGTCAGGTACCCGCCAGCGAAATCTTTGTCACTAATGTCAGGTCACTAGGTGTTCAGGAAAAGGCCACATTAAGTGAGGAGAAGGCAAATAGCGACACCACCAGGGATGGTGGCCCATTAAGCCATGAACCTGTGGGAAACGACCTTGCTTTTGAGTGCAAAGGccaattttatgattattttgagACTGGATATAATGACAAAAACAACGTGAGTGAGTCTTGGAAAAAGTCCTTAAGGAAAAAGGAGCCTTCACCAAGTAACAAACCGTGCTGTGGCAAAGGGAGCAAACTATGA